The Amaranthus tricolor cultivar Red isolate AtriRed21 chromosome 2, ASM2621246v1, whole genome shotgun sequence genome contains the following window.
AGCAgattaatttcaaaaaagaaaaaatagaacacCCACAACATGTTTGAAAAACTTTCCTAAATTTGGATATCGATACCAGGAATGGTAGGATCCAATTTCCTTGCCCTTCAAATCCACCAAAACCTTCTAAATGGGAAAAAGATTTGGACGGAAAGCACAAGCATTCGTCTATCCCCTCGGCCTGTCCTTCCCCTTCCATATATTCCATTTCCCTTTCTCTCCATCGTTGCTATCCAAACAAGCCTTTTAGTAGAATATTAGGAATCTAATAGTAGAATATCCTATGGACAGAAACATGGGCTCCGCTCTCAATGTAATCTCCTCTATCTTCATTCTGCACATTTTTGTTAGAagttcaacaatcaacaatggatgTCTCTGTTACAAAGAGGCCTTTATCACCAATAACAACAGACTTTCCCATGTCACTTCCGATTTCCAGACCTCACGAAAAAAAAAGGAAGCCATCAAGCCATGAAATACTTCACAAGCGAACCTCAAGAGTCAAGATCATGGTACCCTAATGAGTCGATAGGACCCCGGTGGCGAATTCAGGGAATAAAAAAACGAGTGATGTCAATTTAAGTAAAACGCACCTACTAGGTTTCAAATCCTAGTTATTATATAAATGGAAGACAATACACTAACCAACTCATCTAGGgtatatttatttacttataacatatgattttattttgatttaattgatGTTAACTGACCTTAGTAACACCACTCTAAATCCTCCACTAGTCGGACCATCTTTATTTTCACCTAACCAACAAAATGTACCTTGTTTTCTCAGAAGCTTCATGGTTAAGGCTTCCACTTTTCacctaaaattttaatataccTAAACTTACTAAATGCAACTCAACTTCAGTTTAGTGCAACTTACGTGGACTTGGTGTTACCAAAATTATTTCTTTACTTTCCTACTTACTTCCCTATGTTGATTGAAAAACCCGGATAAAGCAATACAATAGATCTAGACAGTGATTCCCAACTAAGCCCCACACTTGTGCCCATAAAAGCTCCTATTCCTAGTGCATTACCAATTGAACTGCACTATTCTATGTTCTTCTCTACTTTTGAACTTTGTGAGAGATTAGGCCAATTAAATTTGCAGGGATCACCTTAAATATTAGGTGACCGAATTTAGCCacctactccctcctattccaATCAAATATCCCATTTGGTTTTCACActtattagtgtattatttcAATCACAAATATCTGTACTTGGTTAAAAActattgatattaaaaaaatgaccacttgactatattttaaattataaaatacatGATTGGAGaataatgccaaaaaagcaaaataagatatttgattagaatagTAAAGGagtgttaaatatttttttggcacaaaactcCCATGAATTCCCTAGTATAAATATGGCAAAAGGTAGAAATGGGTGAACGGAACACTTAGTAGTGAAGGAAATTGAAAGCCAAATGGTTTTAAGTTATTCCTCCACCCAATTCTGCCTATTCTAACAATGGAACTAAGATCTTGATGATGAGGAATATTAAATGCTCAGTAGTTCTAACAATGTAAGTctaacaatattaaaatgaaactGAATGGAGGTAGAATTGAATGACCAAATATCCCTAGTATAATTATGGCACAGGCCGAACCAATCAGCCTTGCAAACAAAGATTAACTTGGGACCAGTTGGAATAGATTTCCAAATTTGCATTGTTAGAGCTACTGCCCCAAGAATCACCAACATTAAGGCTTTGTTCTCATTAACTAAATTCAGCTCAGGACAACTGAAATTAACTTACAACTAACCCGTATCAGGAATATGTTAGGATGGAAGGAAATATAGACAAAGGAAGGGGAGAGATTTAAAGGGATGAGAAATACCTTATTTGAATAACAAAATAGGAGGGAATTGTTTGAATAACAAAATAGGAGGGAAGAGAGTTGAAGGTGAAGGATTTAGAGGGATTGGATAAAtgatattttctaataataaattaacttaTCAATCTTTTCAATGTTGAAAAGATTGGAAGAGAAAACTCTATTGTCTCCTCCATTCCCTTCCCTTCCCGCTTAAACAAACAAgcattatttttctttcatttctcttcctcccttcccttccctttcccttccttTACTATCTTTTCTCACTaaaattattatccaaacatagAGTTAGAATTTACAAACAGATAAGGATAAGTACTAAACAAgcttaatttataccaaatatccAATATAGGGGCATTTTTTCATATAACATGTCACAATCTGCAAATATCTCAAAACAGAGGAGAAATACTTGAAAAGGTAAACCATCTACTAAGAAGTCATACAAGCAACAAAATGCAATCAAATTGgctaatcaatcaatcaattatcaaaagcaAGATTAAAAACTACCTGTCACCAATAGGCTTAGTGAAGATTTGAAGCAAAGTACCCTGATCATCTTTATCCACCAAAATCCCCAACTCTTCACACTCCTTCATCTGCTCCTCACTCAATACATCAGCAGCTCTGTTCCTCAAATTCCGGTAATAAGTCGGAGGCGGCGACGGCATAAACTCAAACCCACCAAGACTACTTCTCTTCCTCATCTCCCTTAAAGTCCAAAATATATCTTTACTCATCAAAGCCAAATGTTGTACACCAGCTCCTTCATTATGCTCCAAATAAGTTTGAATTTGACTCTTCCTTTTTGTCCCATACACAGGTTCATTCATTGGAAACAACACCATTTCATCATTATTTGCCAATACAGCTGAATTCAACCCACTTTCACTCGTCCCAACATCTTCAGCTGTAAACTCAGCAAACTCATGAAACCCAGTAAACTTCTTCAAATAAGCAATTGCAGGAGCCAACTCAGGGACATTCCCTACAGCATGATCCAACCTTCGAAGGCCGAAATCAAGTCCTCGAAACGATGATTCCTCGGGCATTTGCTCAAACCCAGGAAGAAAAAACACATCCCCACATTCATTTCCGTAGCTTACATAACGAAGCACAACATCCCCATATAAATGAACCTCAGATAAAACGACACCGTTTTCCAAGTGAATAGGAGAAACACAGGGGATAGCCCCGTGCGAAACGCTGATATTAAAAGCAGCTTCTGCGTCTTCTACTTCGACAGCAACAGCACGCACGCCAAGACCGTGCGATGTAACGAACTTGGTAAAATGATTGAAATCAAACGAGGGGATTGCAGCAGAAGAAGGGATGGACATGGTAGGAGAGTAAGGTGACGTAAAGAGGAAAGAAAGGTCACCGGAACGAAGAAGAAAAGAAGCGTGAACAGAGTTTCCAGTAGAAAGGTCAGATTTAGCAACGTTAGGCATTCCAAGACCCCAAGAAAAGCGTCTGCTAACATTGGTTGCATCGCCACACCAGAACTCTATATGATGGAAACGCTTAACAGTAAAACGGTCAGATTTGGGGTTAACCCGAATGAAGTTGGAGTAACCCACGAGTTTGAATTCGGAGTCGGGTTGAGTTTCGGGTTTCAAAGTTCCCATGTGAGATGATGAGAGAGAAAGTGAAGGAATAAAACTCAGACGGGGAAGAAGCGAAAATGGTGGTAGTGATAatgaaggagagagaaaatggtGGTTTTGAAAACGTAAAAATGGGTGGTGATGAATGGAGAACATAGAAATTGGAATTTATAATGgaaaataaaataggaaaagTATTTTTGGGGAAATTTATAGGAGTcagaataattaaaaagaacTTCTAGATGGATTTGTTTTGTAACGGAGAATTGAGGTGGAAGATCGATCTAATAAGAGAAAGATTGACTGCGACTGTAAAGATTAACATTCAACGTCTTCGTTGACGTCCACGGTCTTGTTTTCCTTGCGTGACAAAAAGCTGTTGAGAGTAACGGAAATACGTCACTATAATTATATAGAAATTTCTAATTCATTAGGGTTGTAGATCatcataaaaatacaaaatggTCTCGACTTatttaaagaatattttatatttcgattttatttaatttgagtcttaactttttttttttttgaaaaaaaatttaaaataaatatcattaaaaaaaagtaaacaaaataaacaaacaaattaaaatccaaaaaatttcACCCTATAAAATTCTATAATTTGCTAATATGATAAATCaccattatttatttagattacttcatacatatatgtacaacTTCCTCTCATTAAATTTACTCTTGTTTGAGAACAATTGcataaatattaagaaagtAATTGCATTTATTGATTATTCAATGTATACCCTTATTTATACccatatttgattaaaataattagGCCATGCTTGAATTGCACGTAAAAATGTTAAAGGGTAAATAATTTAAGAGACATATTACATGAGAAAATTTTAATGGATTAAAGAATTTATAGAGTAATACATGTAATTGTTTGGCATTTTATAAGGGtaaataaaaagtcaaaaaatctaacccttcatttaaaaaaaaaaaacctcttcTATCATTATTTATCATCAACTCCACAACAAGAACTTAATCACTTTCTTCACTTTACTAGCCTCCATTGATGTCAGGACAATATAATATGCCAGTACTTCTATTGATGATTATGGCAATGGAGGTTATGAAGGTTGAAAAAGGGTTTGCAATGGAAGAAAAAGTTTTTTCTAGATcttattttttgtgattttcatATCTAAGATTTTGTTTTCGGAATTGCTTTTGAatgttttatttacttttatgtaacaaaaaaattaaaattgattgcAATATTAGATTTTCATAATTCTCTATTTGATTATTGACAggaaatagtaaaaaaaaaaaaaaaaaaaaaaaaaaaaaaaaaaaagaaacaagaatacttgttttttaattttcaaatgttgagattttcataattttttgatactttttttttgtaaatcacaaatattcatttttaaatttaaaattagttagtttgattttgaatttgaatatcttttttattttgattttatcgtTAATTTCTATGATTTGGGTTTTAAAGATCAAATAACTAAATTTAATGGTAATGGTATTTTTAGTTCCCAGAAATATATCCATAAGGGGGAGGGTGGATTAAATATTTACCCTTGAATAAGGTGAAAAAATTGACTCTAGATATTTACTTCAAATCTAggcaatttatttttacttcgaATAATTAAGGGGTACTTTTTACCTCCTAATTCTTCTAATCTAGGCATGTCTTTAATATAGTTGGATAATAGGAGAGAAAAATAGCATAAATAACAAAATAGAGGGTAAACATTTTACAtgcacaaaaaaaataaaaccttcATCATCTTAAAATGGAGGgaaattagaatttttaaaaaggaaatttttccCACCAAAAGACAAACAACATAATACAGTCATTGTCTATATAAGACCCACATAAAtataagagaaaattataataaactacctatAATATACCcctctttgcaaaaaactacatATCTagaattttttccaaaaaactaccttatataatacatttctttgcaaaagattaccttataacggtttttagcatttgaccgttaaaattaaccgttgactatcacgtgatagttaCGTgaccttaaaaaattaaaaaattaaaaaattaaaaaataattataattataataaaaataataataataaaaataataaaaataaaaataataataataataataataataataataataataataataataataataagtaaaaataaaaaaaatagaaataaaaataaaaataataataataataataataataataataataataataataataataataataataataataataataaaaataattggaaaaaaaaaaaaataataataattaaaaaaaaaataaaaaaaaaaaaaaataataataattaaaattaaaattaaaattaaaataaaaacaaaaataaaaataataacaataataataataataataataataataataataataataataataataataataatttataaaactaattttgaaaaaaaatttatttttttaatttttatatttttattatcattatttatttttttttatttttactttttattttaatttttattattattattattattattattattattattattatttattattattattttgttattattattattatttttattatttttattattattattattatttttttaattttttaaggtcacgtgactatcacgtgatagtcaacggttaattttaacggtcaaatgctaaaaaccgttataaggtagtcttttgcaaagaaatgtattatataaggtagtcttttgcaaaaaattttagataaggtagttttttgcaaagaggggtatagaataggtagtttattataattttctctaaatataatttaacttttaatctTGAACttcctttaaaaaaaagttatgcCATCATCTTCAATATTCACCATCACACGCTACACATTAATTAACAATGCCAATCATACATTCATAAGGTCATTCTATTGAAGCATTTGCAGGTGATATGTTAGTGGATTCATTTGAATAAGAACAAGTACATCCAAACATAGAGGTATATACTTCTTATTTTGATGAATTGAGCATtaatgatgatggtgatgagtACATGATTGATGTTATAATGATGTAAATGATAATGTCAGTAATATGTCGAATCAACAATAAATTCACAATCAAGTGAGAAATCaatatcaatgaaaaaaaaactcataatacaaCAGTTTATTCAAGTACCAAATTCCTAAAATTGGATTTTGCCCTCTTGTTGAGTTAAGGCAATTTGCCTTGAGCACTCAATTAATAGATGGACTTTAAGGAGACTTTGGGTAACAGTTAAAAATTTCATACAAAGGGGGTAAATCACTGATGTAAGTAACAAGAAAAAAGCAAGAGATAGAATGAAATCAAAGATTTTTTACATGAACCTTTTAAAGGAGATTCCAGCGGAGAAAAGAATTATAATTAGGGCAATATTAGCAAGTGCTTTAGATGTAACTAAAGTTTATAGGATGCTAAAAAGGTGGGGAATTAAGGACACAAACCAACAACATAAAACCCAAGCTCAGTCATAGACAAAAGATGAATATACTTCAATTTGTGCTAAACCGAGTAATTCACAATGTATAAATCAGTCACAGTTACATATATAATGTGGTACACATTGATGAAAAGTGGTTTTACATGAGTAGAGAGATTGAAAGATTAGATCTCTTTCCTTGGGAATAAGATGAACCATATAGAGTTGTCCAAAACAAATCTTTTATTGGAAAAGTAGTGTTTTTAGCTATTATTCCTAGACACAATTAGACACAGATGAAGAAGCTTTTTGGGATGGGAAATTTGGTATATTTCCTTCCATTTACTTCCACATAAAACACATGCACAAAGAAACTCAGAAATTAGACAGTAAGTACACCTGAATTGAAGGCCATAACAAATATTATAGGGATGGACAAAGTTATTTCATGAAGTTCTTTCAATAATTAGAGCAAAGTGGCAACAAATGGAGTGAGGGATATATGGCTGCAATAAAATAATGCAAGGCCACACGTTTTAACTAATGATCTAAATTTATAGAAATAGTTAATAGGGATGGATTCAGTATCAGACTATTATGTCTAACTTTATCTAATCCTAATATGAATATTTCAGATTTTGGGTTCTTTAAAGCTATACAAGCAAAAAATTTCAAACATTTCCTACCAAAGTCAATGAATTGGTAAAAGTTG
Protein-coding sequences here:
- the LOC130802891 gene encoding 4-hydroxyphenylpyruvate dioxygenase; translated protein: MFSIHHHPFLRFQNHHFLSPSLSLPPFSLLPRLSFIPSLSLSSSHMGTLKPETQPDSEFKLVGYSNFIRVNPKSDRFTVKRFHHIEFWCGDATNVSRRFSWGLGMPNVAKSDLSTGNSVHASFLLRSGDLSFLFTSPYSPTMSIPSSAAIPSFDFNHFTKFVTSHGLGVRAVAVEVEDAEAAFNISVSHGAIPCVSPIHLENGVVLSEVHLYGDVVLRYVSYGNECGDVFFLPGFEQMPEESSFRGLDFGLRRLDHAVGNVPELAPAIAYLKKFTGFHEFAEFTAEDVGTSESGLNSAVLANNDEMVLFPMNEPVYGTKRKSQIQTYLEHNEGAGVQHLALMSKDIFWTLREMRKRSSLGGFEFMPSPPPTYYRNLRNRAADVLSEEQMKECEELGILVDKDDQGTLLQIFTKPIGDRPTIFIEIIQRIGCMMKDEDGKMYQKGGCGGFGKGNFSELFKSIEEYEKTLERKQVPETVAT